A segment of the Pseudomonadota bacterium genome:
GGACTGGCTGGCGGTAAGCTGATCGAGAATCCTTATCGCAACTGGGCGGACATCGATCCGGCGCTGCCCGATCGCGCGATCGAAGTGCTGGGACCGCCACCGACCTCCGGCACACGCGATGCCTTTGTCGAACTCGCTATGGAAGGTGGCTGCAAGGGGGTTGCCGAAATCGCGGCGATGAAGAAAACCGACAAGAAATCCTACAAGGCGATTTGCCATACGATCCGCGAAGACGGCGCCTTTATCGAGGCTGGCGAAAACGACAATTTGATCGTGCAAAAACTGGTTGCCAACGCAAATGCTCTTGGTGTGTTTGGCTTCAGTTTTCTCGATCAAAACCGCGACAAGATCCAGGCCAGCGCGATCAATGGCGTCGAAGCGACCTTCGATAGTATTTCTGATGCCAGCTATCCGGTTTCGCGCTCGATGTATTTCTACGTGAAAAATGCCCATGCCGGCGTTATCCCGGGCATTGCTGAATATCTGGGCGCCTTCACCAGCGAAGATGCGTGGGGCGCGTACGGCTATCTTGCCGACAAGGGATTGATCCCGCTTCCTGATGCCGAGCGGGAAGCGATGCGCAATGCCGCATTGTCTTTCACGCCGCTGAACTTGTAAGACGCCGGCTAATAAGGCGCCGGGCCGACGAATTTCATCCCGGCGCGAAGAGATGACGCCCGCTCTGGCTTCGGCCGAGCGGGCGTTTTTTTTGTTCGCCGGTACGCTTCTTTGA
Coding sequences within it:
- a CDS encoding substrate-binding domain-containing protein encodes the protein MYKALLHAALILAGSVGITGAISAAAQARDQIHIVGSSTVFPFAAAVAEEFGKTTNFKTPVVESTGSGGGLKLFCRGVGVQHPDIANASRRIKSTEVENCASHGVADITEVKIGFDGIVMAGLKASPRMNLTLQHIWLALASKVPENGLAGGKLIENPYRNWADIDPALPDRAIEVLGPPPTSGTRDAFVELAMEGGCKGVAEIAAMKKTDKKSYKAICHTIREDGAFIEAGENDNLIVQKLVANANALGVFGFSFLDQNRDKIQASAINGVEATFDSISDASYPVSRSMYFYVKNAHAGVIPGIAEYLGAFTSEDAWGAYGYLADKGLIPLPDAEREAMRNAALSFTPLNL